A window of the Scophthalmus maximus strain ysfricsl-2021 chromosome 8, ASM2237912v1, whole genome shotgun sequence genome harbors these coding sequences:
- the baiap2l2b gene encoding brain-specific angiogenesis inhibitor 1-associated protein 2-like protein 2 isoform X1: MSGASSDQLHKSTLTVYSNLMEHFNPGLQKLVALGNSYVKAFQALAVCSEAYFSAVAKMGDQALHTLSSRSLGDVLIQISDTQRRLTAEMEGVFRWFQVEVLQAMEKNVKLDEEYIDGSRRVYELEVRNQAEVLEKQLRRGAYRDSLENSEYMQYLRQSQQEILKEEERRYRFLAEKHCGLTQSLLFLINKTGASLQQKADGWKEKVNETRGSRPRTPTHVDQEAQLRGSVSSLLQTVARDEDMSWARREQQALGRVPSRAPSPLPSRSRSSSVGESLGLGGGRSMRALVSHPSSSNPKLLPFNRGETVTVLVQEPRNGWLYGRTDSSLRQGWFPAAYVAPVEDFSDALATRCVKKLNVRSLRVPLSGGSLRSHSMNNLLDPTDTFTEQSESKSYGDVPPPATPIRRASVDFRPISPLPETVTEMKLGQTKSYNEHPPPPPPPPPTQSQDLRRGSADFHPISPLPERKSESAIDVQALSPQGPHDNPLFPRGTNPFATVKLRPTTTDDRSSPRIH; encoded by the exons ATGTCAGGAGCCAGCAGTGACCAGCTGCACAAATCCACTTTGACCGTCTACTCG AACCTGATGGAGCACTTCAATCCAGGCCTCCAGAAGCTTGTTGCTCTTGGAAACAGCTACGTCAAAGCTTTCCAAG CCTTAGCTGTTTGCAGTGAGGCCTACTTCAGTGCTGTGGCTAAGATGGGTGACCAGGCTCttcacacactctcctctcgctctctgg GGGACGTCCTGATCCAAATATCGGACACACAGAGGAGACTCActgcagagatggagggagtg TTTCGATGGTTCCAAGTGGAGGTGCTGCAGGCCATGGAGAAGAATGTGAAGCTGGACGAGGAATACATCGAC GGAAGTCGCAGAGTGTACGAGCTGGAGGTGAGGAACCAGGCAGAGGTTTTGGAGAAACAGCTCCGACGAGGAGCCTACAGAGACTCTCTG gagAACAGTGAGTACATGCAGTACCTGAGGCAAAGCCAGCAAGAGATCctcaaggaggaggagaggaggtatCGCTTCCTGGCAGAGAAACACTGTGGCCTCACTCAGTCACTGCTCTTCCTCATAAACAAG ACCGGTGCGTCTCTTCAGCAGAAGGCCGACGGATGGAAGGAGAAGGTGAACGAGACCAGGGGGTCCAGGCCGCGGACGCCCACTCACGTGGACCAGGAGGCACAG CTGCGAGGCTCGGTGAGCTCCCTGCTGCAGACAGTAGCCCGAGATGAGGACATGTCCTGGGCCAGGAGGGAGCAACAGGCGCTGGGCAGAGTGCCCTCTAGAG cGCCGTCGCCTCTCCCCAGCCGCTCCCGCTCCAGCTCGGTGGGCGAGTCGCTGGGCCTCGGAGGAGGCCGGTCCATGAGAGCGCTGGTGTCTCACCCGTCCTCGTCCAACCCCAAGCTGCTGCCGTTCAACAGGGGAGAGACCGTCACCGTGCTGGTGCAGGAGCCGCGCAACGGCTGGCTGTACGGACGCACCGACAGCAGCTTGCG CCAGGGCTGGTTCCCTGCCGCTTACGTGGCGCCCGTTGAAGATTTCTCCGACGCTTTGGCGACAAG ATGTGTCAAGAAGCTGAATGTACGGTCCTTGCGTGTGCCCCTCAGCGGCGGCTCTCTAAGAAGCCACAGTATGAACAATCTGCTCGACCCCACCGACACTTTCACCGAGCAGTCGGAGAGCAAGAGCTACGGAGATGTCCCGCCCCCGGCCACGCCCATCCGCAGGGCCTCCGTGGACTTCCGGCCaatctcccccctccccgagACGGTGACGGAGATGAAGCTCGGTCAGACGAAGAGCTACAACGAACAcccgcctcctccgccgccgccgccgcccacgCAGAGCCAGGATCTCAGAAGGGGCTCTGCAGACTTTCATcccatctcccccctccccgagAGGAAGAGTGAATCAGCGATTGATGTCCAG GCGTTATCACCCCAGGGGCCTCATGACAACCCTCTGTTTCCCAG GGGCACGAACCCGTTCGCCACTGTGAAGCTTCGCCCCACGACGACCGACGACAGATCTTCCCCTCGGATCCACTGA
- the baiap2l2b gene encoding brain-specific angiogenesis inhibitor 1-associated protein 2-like protein 2 isoform X2 produces MSGASSDQLHKSTLTVYSNLMEHFNPGLQKLVALGNSYVKAFQALAVCSEAYFSAVAKMGDQALHTLSSRSLGDVLIQISDTQRRLTAEMEGVFRWFQVEVLQAMEKNVKLDEEYIDGSRRVYELEVRNQAEVLEKQLRRGAYRDSLENSEYMQYLRQSQQEILKEEERRYRFLAEKHCGLTQSLLFLINKTGASLQQKADGWKEKVNETRGSRPRTPTHVDQEAQLRGSVSSLLQTVARDEDMSWARREQQALGRVPSRAPSPLPSRSRSSSVGESLGLGGGRSMRALVSHPSSSNPKLLPFNRGETVTVLVQEPRNGWLYGRTDSSLRQGWFPAAYVAPVEDFSDALATSGGSLRSHSMNNLLDPTDTFTEQSESKSYGDVPPPATPIRRASVDFRPISPLPETVTEMKLGQTKSYNEHPPPPPPPPPTQSQDLRRGSADFHPISPLPERKSESAIDVQALSPQGPHDNPLFPRGTNPFATVKLRPTTTDDRSSPRIH; encoded by the exons ATGTCAGGAGCCAGCAGTGACCAGCTGCACAAATCCACTTTGACCGTCTACTCG AACCTGATGGAGCACTTCAATCCAGGCCTCCAGAAGCTTGTTGCTCTTGGAAACAGCTACGTCAAAGCTTTCCAAG CCTTAGCTGTTTGCAGTGAGGCCTACTTCAGTGCTGTGGCTAAGATGGGTGACCAGGCTCttcacacactctcctctcgctctctgg GGGACGTCCTGATCCAAATATCGGACACACAGAGGAGACTCActgcagagatggagggagtg TTTCGATGGTTCCAAGTGGAGGTGCTGCAGGCCATGGAGAAGAATGTGAAGCTGGACGAGGAATACATCGAC GGAAGTCGCAGAGTGTACGAGCTGGAGGTGAGGAACCAGGCAGAGGTTTTGGAGAAACAGCTCCGACGAGGAGCCTACAGAGACTCTCTG gagAACAGTGAGTACATGCAGTACCTGAGGCAAAGCCAGCAAGAGATCctcaaggaggaggagaggaggtatCGCTTCCTGGCAGAGAAACACTGTGGCCTCACTCAGTCACTGCTCTTCCTCATAAACAAG ACCGGTGCGTCTCTTCAGCAGAAGGCCGACGGATGGAAGGAGAAGGTGAACGAGACCAGGGGGTCCAGGCCGCGGACGCCCACTCACGTGGACCAGGAGGCACAG CTGCGAGGCTCGGTGAGCTCCCTGCTGCAGACAGTAGCCCGAGATGAGGACATGTCCTGGGCCAGGAGGGAGCAACAGGCGCTGGGCAGAGTGCCCTCTAGAG cGCCGTCGCCTCTCCCCAGCCGCTCCCGCTCCAGCTCGGTGGGCGAGTCGCTGGGCCTCGGAGGAGGCCGGTCCATGAGAGCGCTGGTGTCTCACCCGTCCTCGTCCAACCCCAAGCTGCTGCCGTTCAACAGGGGAGAGACCGTCACCGTGCTGGTGCAGGAGCCGCGCAACGGCTGGCTGTACGGACGCACCGACAGCAGCTTGCG CCAGGGCTGGTTCCCTGCCGCTTACGTGGCGCCCGTTGAAGATTTCTCCGACGCTTTGGCGACAAG CGGCGGCTCTCTAAGAAGCCACAGTATGAACAATCTGCTCGACCCCACCGACACTTTCACCGAGCAGTCGGAGAGCAAGAGCTACGGAGATGTCCCGCCCCCGGCCACGCCCATCCGCAGGGCCTCCGTGGACTTCCGGCCaatctcccccctccccgagACGGTGACGGAGATGAAGCTCGGTCAGACGAAGAGCTACAACGAACAcccgcctcctccgccgccgccgccgcccacgCAGAGCCAGGATCTCAGAAGGGGCTCTGCAGACTTTCATcccatctcccccctccccgagAGGAAGAGTGAATCAGCGATTGATGTCCAG GCGTTATCACCCCAGGGGCCTCATGACAACCCTCTGTTTCCCAG GGGCACGAACCCGTTCGCCACTGTGAAGCTTCGCCCCACGACGACCGACGACAGATCTTCCCCTCGGATCCACTGA